The sequence GTGATAAAACTTTTATATATTTTTTTACAGTTTCAGCATTATCTTTACCTAAAACATTTTCTCTCCTGTATTGACATGCAAATTCATACAATTTATCTTCAAGTTTATCTAATTCTTGTGTCCTTCTTAAAATATAACTTTCGGACAAATATTTATCCGGCAATTCGTGTTCTTCCCCCAAAAGGTCATGCCAACCCGCATCTTCTATTTGTTTTAAGATTTGGTTATATTGTATAGCTATTTTTTCTTTTTCTATAGGATTATCAAAGAATTGTTGTCTTTTTTTATCCAAACACTTTAATTCATAAACAAATTTCATAATTTTCTTTAAGTATAAGCACAATTTATTGCTGAGAATTGCAGTGTTCCGTCTTTAATCATTTCTTTATCTTTAAGCACTTTTTGAGCAACTCCAAAGTAGACTAAACCGTCTCCCACCCAACCGTCATCGTCCTCAGTCAAACTCAGCCCGTCTCTGTCCAATTGAAATAAGAGTGTCATATTCTTTTTAATTTTTTCTAACTGTTCTTGAAATTCTTCATTAGTAACTCCTATACTGAACATATCAAACATCCATGCTTCATAGACATCTCCTTGAATATTATCCGGTTCGCCCAGTAAATAATTGCTGAATTCTCCAAATGTTTCATCAATAAAATCATTCATTTTTTCAATATTTTCTTCATCTGTTTTGCTTAGTTGAATATTATCAATTTTATAAGATTCACTTGACGGAAAGTTATAGTATTCAAAAAAATCAAAACCAAATTCATCTTTAAATAAATGAATAAAATCTTCATCTTTTTTTTGTTTTTTAAGGCTTTTGGGAAGTGGAGTTTGCTTTAAAGAATTTTCATCTCCATCGTAAAATAATATTCTGTGGTCCTTAATTTCGTCCGGTTGCGTATCTGAAAAAAAATAAAATATTCCTTTTTCAGGGAAAATATTTTCAAAATCCAGATGTTTAAAGTCTGAAATATTGAATTGTGCAATAAAAGGGAGCTTACATCCTTTTTTTTGCCTTGCAACATGTTCGTAAGTAGCAGCAAACATTCCCGGAGAGTCTTCCCTACTTTTATATGAAGGCCATTTAAGAGACTTTGGCAAATCAGGCAGTCCTCCGAATTTTGAAGCAGCAACAGGTATTTTACCATTTTTTGGTTTCATTCCAACAGCCGATTTTAAAAAAGAACTTATTTCATCAGCATTTGTTTTTTCCCATTGCAAGGATTTGATTTTTTTAATAATTTCTTGTTTTCTCATTTTTTTTATTTTAAAATTGTTTAAAATATAAATTGTTTGCCTAAAAAGCTTTGTTTATTATTTTCTCCAAAAATCATATCCTTTTTTATAAAATCTGCCTTCTTCAATTTTTGCATATTTTAAAAATACCTGTAAAGCATATATCATAGATTCATGAAGTTCATCAAGCATTGCAAATTGTTCTTTTGTAAAAGTTTCATCACAATACTCTGAATTTCTTCTCTTAAACGGAAGCTTAAGAATATCTACCATATCCAAGTAAAAACATGTCATATCACCATAAGGCCTTTTTGAATTTATTCCGGGTACTCCCCAATATCCAAGCCAACCACAATTAGCATTTTGGAGTAATTTTATATGTTCCTCTTTTATATCAAAAACAACTGTATCTCCTTGTGTTCTCGCAGTTTTTTTTGAATAAGAATTTATTAACCATTTAAAATACTTTTTTCTTCTTTTTTTAAATACTTTAAGTAATTTGTTTTCATATTGATATTTCCCTGTCAATAACTTGCCAAAACTTAAAAATATTTCAAGTACAGTTCCCATTTCAGATAAAATTTTATTAATTTTTTCTGTTTGTTCTTTTGAAAAATCGGGATTTCCTCTAATATCTGACATTTGGGCAACATCTTTTAAAATCTCGGCTTCTTTTTTATTTTCACCATACAAGGCAATTATTGGTGCTCCGGATTCACTATTGTCCCATATAACCAAAGCATTACGCATAAGATTAATATGTGAGTGTGTTAAATCAAATATTATTTCTTGTTCCATTTTATTTCTATTTTTTTTTAATATCCTTTCATTAATATTACTAAATTTTCTGTTTGTTATTTTGTTTAACTTCCTAAGGAGCTGTAAACAAATAACCACTCATTTTATGCTTGCCCTTTTGCTTCTTATCTTCCTTGAAAAAGTCTTTTAACAGAACCACTATTGGCAGATTTTTCAACTTGTTAAAAAACAAAATAACTACGCTTAAAACAAGCGTTCATTTATTTACAATTCCTTAGTTTTTTGAGTAGTTATATTTTTTAACCTACCCATTCTTCAGGCAGTATAAAATCCAAATATTTAATACCGCAATCTTCCAGACATTGTTTGACTTTTTTGTGAACAACAATTCCTGTTATGCATTCTGCAAGACGAAACATTAAAGCATCGTGGGTTTTTGTTTCATCAATTACAAGACTGTCAAAATCCATATCAATTAATGGTTCTCCAAAAGCCTCACATTTAGAAGCTTTGGTATCTGCACAAGCAATGACCCCGATAATATTTACAGCTTTGTAATCAGAATAAACTTTGTCTGTTTCCGGGACGCTGATTACAGTATTGTAACAATCAAGATTGTCAACACCGGCTTTCTGAAGCGATGCAATCATCTCGTCACTCATTATGAGCATCCCCTCATCAAACATTGGCATCATCGCATCGCCTACTCTGGTATCCAACTGAATTTCTATGGGATCTGGGATCTTCGCCTCAATTCTCATGCCACGCATCCATGAAACATCTTCAAACATAGGCACGTGAAGAGTTGCC comes from Bacteroidales bacterium and encodes:
- a CDS encoding DUF1963 domain-containing protein — translated: MRKQEIIKKIKSLQWEKTNADEISSFLKSAVGMKPKNGKIPVAASKFGGLPDLPKSLKWPSYKSREDSPGMFAATYEHVARQKKGCKLPFIAQFNISDFKHLDFENIFPEKGIFYFFSDTQPDEIKDHRILFYDGDENSLKQTPLPKSLKKQKKDEDFIHLFKDEFGFDFFEYYNFPSSESYKIDNIQLSKTDEENIEKMNDFIDETFGEFSNYLLGEPDNIQGDVYEAWMFDMFSIGVTNEEFQEQLEKIKKNMTLLFQLDRDGLSLTEDDDGWVGDGLVYFGVAQKVLKDKEMIKDGTLQFSAINCAYT